The following is a genomic window from Antechinus flavipes isolate AdamAnt ecotype Samford, QLD, Australia chromosome 3, AdamAnt_v2, whole genome shotgun sequence.
CTGTTCCTGGTTAGCTAGTGCCTGGGCTGGGCCGCAATTGTGCTCCAGTTCCACCCTGGTGCAACAGACCTTTTCagctgactttctaagttgttttCAGCTGGAAAATTATTCCATTCCATCTTTTTGTGAATTCTGATGCTTTAAAGTATTTGGAGGGGTTTGAGAGAGAACTCAggcaagtccctgcctttactctgtcatcttggctttCCCAAAACATATATGATCCAATGAATCTGGCCTTCTTGCTTTTCCTTGGACAAGACACTTGTTCTGTTGACTTCAAGCATTGTCAGTGATTGTGCCCCATGCTTGAAAacctctccttcctcatctccactcTTGGTTTCTTTCAATTCCCTACTAAAAccctatcttctacaggaagttttTACTGATCCTCCTTAATATCACTTCCCTCCATCATCTCAACTTATCCTATAAATAACTTGGACTTTATTTTTTGCATATGGTTTCCtgtattagattgtgagttcatctaggacagggattgtcttttgattttccttgtattACCAGCATTTAGAATGGCACTTAGCTtataataggtgattaataaatgcttgattgtcCCCTCCCCACCCTAACCAAATGCTAGTGGTGGTAAACTTTTTTTGTTCCATAACCTGCTTTAGCCTGTATGTGTAGAGGGATGGTCTCTCAGAGTAAGAATTTAAACTGTCTTAGGATTTTAGAGATCAATCTTATTATTCCTGAATTAACtgtggctcaaagagaaaaaaatatcaggATATGTCAGTCTGGATTCTGGTCTCCTAAATTTATATCTGACGCTTTATGAGTATATTACACTGTATTCTGGCCTTGTCCTCTCAACACTGCAACTACCCAGagttaagggaattaatgaacaaTGCCTATAtgccccttttccttttttgtagcaGTATTTCTTATCTTTTGTTGAAAGCCCATACCAAGTTAGGATGGGAGTTGGGAACAATGTGTAACTGGCAACATTCTAGTCCAGATTACAACCATAAAGACACTCTCCTTGGTGTTATGCTAGTTACTACAGCTTCCCTGGATGACTGAATTTGGTACTTTTTCTgttatctgctcattttccaagcCTATTACTTGGCTTCTTGGCTTTTAACTGTTTGCTAGAAGTAGGCTTCTGCTTCCAGGATGAAAGGTGAATTTTCCTAAGCTTCTGGGATTTTGTGTGGCTGTTCTCAGAGATCCTTATAGGGATTTATAATGTGAGCCATCACTGCAATCTTGTTCTAGTATGGGCAAAGAAACAGTTCTGCTTCAATGCCAGCAAAGAAAACcctataatctccttctgacccaTTTTTAGGCCCTTTTACCTATGATGTGAGACCTCCATAAGCCATTACTATTGCACTGTCACTGCTGTtaattcagtggctcccaaagcCTGTTCCTGGTTAGCTAGTGCCTGGGCTGGGCCGCAATTGTGCTCCAGTTCCACCCTGGTGCAACAGACCTTTTCagctgactttctaagttgttttCAGCTGGAAAATTATTCCATTCCATCTTTTTGTGAATTCTGATGCTTTAAAGTATTTGGAGGGGTTTGAGAGAGAACTCAggcaagtccctgcctttactctgtcatcttggctttCCCAAAACATATATGATCCAATGAATCTGGCCTTCTTGCTTTTCCTTGGACAAGACACTTGTTCTGTTGACTTCAAGCATTGTCAGTGATTGTGCCCCATGCTTGAAAacctctccttcctcatctccactcTTGGTTTCTTTCAATTCCCTACTAAAAccctatcttctacaggaagttttTACTGATCCTCCTTAATATCACTTCCCTCCATCATCTCAACTTATCCTATAAATAACTTGGACTTTATTTTTTGCATATGGTTTCCtgtattagattgtgagttcatCTAGGACAGGGATTGTCTGATTTTCCTTGTATTACCAGCATTTAGAATGGCACTTAGCTtataataggtgattaataaatgcttgattgtcCCCTCCCCACCCTAACCAAATGCTAGTGGTGGTAAACTTTTTTTGTTCCATAACCTGCTTTAGCCTGTATGTGTAGAGGGATGGTCTCTCAGAGTAAGAATTTAAACTGTCTTAGGATTTTAGAGATCTTATTATTCCTGAATTAACtgtggctcaaagagaaaaaaatatcaggATATGTCAGTCTGGATTCTGGTCTCCTAAATTTATATCTGACGCTTTATGAGTATATTACACTGTATTCTGGCCTTGTCCTCTCAACACTGCAACTACCCAGagttaagggaattaatgaacaaTGCCTATAtgccccttttccttttttgtagcaGTATTTCTTATCTTTTGTTGAAAGCCCATACCAAGTTAGGATGGGAGTTGGGAACAATGTGTAACTGGCAACATTCTAGTCCAGATTACAACCATAAAGACACTCTCCTTGGTGTTATGCTAGTTACTACAGCTTCCCTGGATGACTGAATTTGGTACTTTTTGTGAGCAGAATAACAAGAGATTGGGATCCTCCAGTTTTCCAAAGCCAACATCTCTCATCCTGTTAATTTCTTAGGATAGCATCACAGGATCATGGGCATTCTCAAATTATTGAATAGctttgggaaggaaagggaaatttcCGGTTATGGAAATAATACTAGTCTAGGATTCTAGACAGATGGGTTCTATTTCTGGTCTTTTTACTTTCTAGCCAgatcttgggcaattcatttcatacctatagtttcctcatctgtaaaatgactattagtgaagttcaaatgaaaaaaaaaaaggaaaagtacatcCTAATCCCAATAAAATTCCATAGCATGAGttgctatttctctttttcttctttttcagtgtACAAAATCTATATACAAtatagttgtttttcagtcataacCAACTTCTTGTGACTCAATttaaattggcaaagatactagtggtttgccattttcttcttcagcttccagctcctttttacagatgaactgaggcaaacagagttaagtgatttgcctagggtcacacagctagtatgtgtctgaaaccatttttgagctcaggaagatgagttttcctaactccagtcttggtactctgtccactgagcTTAGCTACCCCTTAGTTATAAAATACTAGGAGTGAActtcaatatttaatatttttatcaatgacttgataTAAAGATAAGTAGATAACCAcatagagcatttttttaaattcttaattttataaaacaatcatttccataaaagtaGAATAAGCAAAAAGAGAATCATGCATGAAACTGCagattttttagtttatttttatatataacacaGAGtacagttataataaaaatatgaactatAATCAATTTATCAATATAAACATGAGAATTAATCCAATAATGAATACAAAAATTACcattacaaaatttttaaaataggaaatatcAAAGATATTTTAGATAAAAAGTTCAAACTTTGAAGATTATTCAAAAAAATAGATATGCTACACAGATTCTACTACAACTTTCCTCCTgaaatttcttaataaatttttcaaAGCTTATCAAGTCCAAAAACTGTATGCTACTTTCTAATGGCATGCCCCCACCAAATCAATATAATGAATCCTATCCTATTTTGTCCAAAATTAGTAAAAACACCAAAACCAAAATTTGAACCAGCAAAGCAACTAATTTAGTTATTTCTTGaataaatatttggttatttCACAGAATATTTCCCCCTGCAATTCTCCTTCCTGATGTCTGCACTGGAGATTTCTGTAGTTCTTTGTCCAGGGCAGGTCCACCCAAATTAAATCCAGTAGTAGAAACCCTCTCTGAAGAGTTGATTTGGGGTGAAAGGCGCTGATTATGTTTCTTCCGTATTTCATATTGATTGATTAGCTGGTGATAGATAGGATAACCGCTTACAATAGCATACTCCTCAGCTGTGCATCCATATATATCTTGGCAAGAGAGATCAACATCATATCTAAGAAGAAGACTGACTATACCTGTTGGTTCACTACTGACAGCAATCATGAGGGCTGTTCTTTTAGACTTATCTGAGGCATTCACATTTGCACCATTCTTTAAGAAAAAGTCTACCATATCATGGTTGTTTTCTGTAATTGCAAGTAAAAGTGGGGTATagccttctttgttttttgcttcaatattggTTTTATGTTTAAGTAGCTTTGCGGCTATGTCTTTGTTCAGACCCGAGGCAGCGTAGTGCAGAGCAGTGTTATTGTTGGCGTCTACAAGATTAGCGTCGGCGCCATGTTCCAGCAGGATTGTCGCACACTCTTCCTGCTGACACTCTACCGCCTTAATTAAAGGTGTTCGACTGTCGTTGTCACACAAGTTTAGTTTACATTTTCTCTCTACTAAGAGAGACACGACATCTGGATATCCATTGGCGCAGGCCAGATGTAGAGGTGTGCGCTTTACTTTATCCAGATCGTTCATGTCCTGCTTCCTGAGCAGCAGCAGGTGCTGCACCTTCGCCACGTCCCCGATCGAGGCAGCTTTGTGGAGTTTCCCGAGGTCTTTGTCCCGGATGAGATAGCCCGCATTGCGGCCGGACGCTCGGACCCCACAGTCCCTCCGCGGGGCGGCAAAGGAGTTAGATGGATTCTGCCTTTTCTTTTGGCCGAAGCTGAAAATCTTCTTCATTCCGGAGGCAGCTTCAGGGCGGGTTGACAAAACTCGAGAGAGAGCCTTCAGGGTCCTCCACTCCAGAGTCAAGGGGGGAAATCTCAGTAAGAGGAGGTTTAGAGAACCGGGCGCCGGAACAGTTATAATAATCAATTCAACGCTAGAGACGGTTGCGACCTCGGAAAGAAACTGAACTGCCCGTAGGTTTGGCAGATCCGCTGGTAGTGCGCACGGGCCCAACGGTAAAGTCACTTAAGTCGCGCACCGGTAAATGCTCAGGTGCTAGTCTCGTTAGTTCTCAGCGCGAGGTTTGTGCCAAGTTCAAGGCAGAGAGGATGGGTGAGCTCCAGGCCGGCTGCTGGAGTTCTTTCGTCTCGTGCTCAAACGTGACTCTTAGGCCGAGATGGAGATGGGCAAAATACTCTCCAAgtcttctgtaaaaatgaagacaCTGTACTACATAATTTCCCCAgttttttgcaattttaaaaaagttttgctgaggcaattggggttaagtgacttgccccacgGTCACAaggctaggaaatgttaagtatctgaggtcagatttgaatttagatcctcctgacttcagggttgatgctttattcactgcacctcctagctgccccagtcttttgcaaatctttaataattttggGAAGCCAAAGGCACCCAGACTGAGCACAAGCACCTCGGGGTGGGGCCCTGATGGACCTCCCCTGAGACAAGTGCAGTTTAGGTTACTCTTCTGAGTCTCCCTTCCCCTTTATTGACTTCAGGAATAGCAGGAAAGGATTTTTATGGGACAGAGAGCCTGGCACGAGGAGAGGAGAGTTAGCCCcaaccaggaagacctggattcaagtccagcATCTGCAGAATTTAAATTGTCATATTGATCCATTTTATTAATGGTGGGAAGGAAAGGATAACACAGTTCCTTGGAAAAAGATAATGTCacttttagtttaaaattttaaacatatcCTAATGGAGTAGTAAACTAGGCACCAGGAATGCTTTTGGAAGAgcaatagatttgggagagcatcattgtaaaagaatattatataaaagttCTATGAGTGACATCCATCACAGGTTGCCAAGGTTTTGCTATTATTTGAGTAGCACACAGAAGTTagcatgaaaagattttttttttaacatttaataaggagaaagacaagTTCCCTTGTGGAACTCACAATCAGGAGGAAGAAGCCATTAAAACGAAGATATGAAGAAGTGAGACTATGCCAGTCAGGGGGGATAAATCCATGGGAAAATTTAGCAGACTAATCCCCAAAGGGGATTAGCAGCTGACGAGCTGGCTAACCCTAAAAGGGATTTGTCACCCTAAAAGAGTGTTATGAACTCCATCAGGGACTCAGATCCCCTCAAACAAAAAAAGTCTCAGGAATGAATGAAGTGTTTTATTAAGCTGCACTTGCATTAGGTGCATCCTTATGATAAAGGAGCATGTTGCTACAGAAGACAAAATGCTTTTATTAACCAAACCCTTCCCATATACCACCCAGTCTCCTTCCAATCCATCTTGATTGGCCAATATACTGGTGATTAACAGTACTTCCTTCTCTGCCTTCTTCATGCCCTCTTAGATATGTTCCCCCTCTTTTGTCATGCATCCCATATCCAAAGGGGGCAGAAACTGCTTCTATGGCATATGTTGGTTAATATACAATTAGTTTGcagcagccctgaaatcaggaggacttgaattcaaatctagtttcagacacttaacactttctagctgtgtgattctgagtaagtcatttaacgtcaattgcctcagcaaaaaaacaaacaaacaaaaacaaaaacaaaaacaacaacaacaacaaaaaaaaacatacatacacatatatgtatgtatacaattaGTTAATTATGTATGCTTATTCCCCATTTGCCTTTGCCAGGTCATTGATCCTGACTAGTTTAAGTCAGACTGGGGTCTATAGTTAAAGAAGATACTCATTTCTGATTGGTTGGATTTACCTTTTATGCAACTTTGTTAATTATTATAATTCTCAGAATCTTAGTTCTCTGTGAAAAACAGACTATTTCATTATCCCATCCTTTGGTCCATCATAAGGGTGAGTTATAACAATGAGAAAGATGCCATGAGGCAGGAGTACCCCATAGTTCCTAGCTCACAACCAGAAGGAAGAAACCATTAAAGGGAAGGTGCTATGAGTACCTCATAGCCACTAGTCCCAAAAAAGAGTTAGTCTGCAAATcttttatatataacttgcttttccttttaaatatataataaggttatcacataactttcttttttaaaattaaattaaatttttattatagctttttatttgcaagttatatgcatgagttattttacagcattgacaattgccaaaccttttgtttcaattttttccctccttcttcccaccccctcccccagatggcaggttgaccaacacatgttaaatatgttaaagtataaattaaatacaatataagtatacatgtccagacagttattttgctgtacaaaaagaatcggactttgaaatagtgtacaactagcctgtgaaggaaattaaaaatgcaggtggacaaaaatagagggattgggaattctaattacataacttatttatttttcctcttttccttcttccctttccttccaccTAGAGATGGCCATCATtagacacaaacacatacatatatatatgtatttatattcacatatacatatatctgtatgtatgtaaaaCCATATTATACATACTTCTACTGATAAGTTTTCCCTACATAGagcattaaatgcttactatatggcAGACACTATGCAAAGtgttgaaaatacaaataaaatcaaacaagaaaGTCTGTCTCAAGTTGCcaacattctaataagggaagacTACTTTTAAAATAGGAGGTGAAGGACCAAGGGAGGTATATGAGTAGTAGGTGACATGGCTAGAAATATCAGAGAAATATTGTGATATTTGATAGTCAAAGCTGGCTTATCAAAGCACAAGGTGTCTTTTAGGTGGTATCTAGTTTGGGGATAGggagaaagtaaaaatgatttCTCTAGTGGAGTCCAATACCTTtgattaaagtattttaaaagtgtcaaatttttccattttgcagaagatACAAATTGGAAAGGGATAGCTAAAAAGATGAATGATAAAATTAAGGATTTTAAACAATCATGATAGGCTCaagcaaagagacaaatttaatgAGGTAAAATCCACTACTAATGTCAaaccttatattttatttatttatttatttaaaaatttattttaaaaaatcaactacaTAATTATCTGAATGGAGAGCTAAGACAAGACAATAGCTCATGTTTTTAAAGTGCAATGGGCTGCAGTAGGGAGTAGTGACCTTTCCGGTAACTGGATATCTAGGAGATGTCTAGGAGAAAATTGATTGACCACTTGTCAGTGATACTATGAAGAGGATTCCTATTAGGCAAGCTGTGCTTTGTtatggccagaactctgaacttgaaacaaaggattcttgcaaggtactaagtcagtggaattgatagagacaatagttatttaatttagcatggttcagtatgatttatttaatcctacaaggagatgttatgagccagagtttgaaacaaggtactaagtagaattgaggagacaatggttaaatctagtttagcactgatttaaccctacaacaaataatggtttcctagtgatataatgattagtttgtGTGGagctcagtgtggagcatatccTAAACCGGGGAaattcagagattcagagacaagaggacagaaggctggaggctgaagactgGAGCAccagcccttggactcagacagattaATCCCATCTCACACAGCCTTGATGGCAGGCTTTCCTCCTTTGcttccccactgaaacc
Proteins encoded in this region:
- the LOC127558144 gene encoding ankyrin repeat domain-containing protein 7-like; amino-acid sequence: MKKIFSFGQKKRQNPSNSFAAPRRDCGVRASGRNAGYLIRDKDLGKLHKAASIGDVAKVQHLLLLRKQDMNDLDKVKRTPLHLACANGYPDVVSLLVERKCKLNLCDNDSRTPLIKAVECQQEECATILLEHGADANLVDANNNTALHYAASGLNKDIAAKLLKHKTNIEAKNKEGYTPLLLAITENNHDMVDFFLKNGANVNASDKSKRTALMIAVSSEPTGIVSLLLRYDVDLSCQDIYGCTAEEYAIVSGYPIYHQLINQYEIRKKHNQRLSPQINSSERVSTTGFNLGGPALDKELQKSPVQTSGRRIAGGNIL